The genome window CCGGGCTGGAGGCGGCGGGAGGTTTTTGCTCGGCCAGTTCTTTGGATTCATTGTTAGAGGTGTCGTTCTCGGGCGGCTGCTCGTTCTGTTCGCTCGTGTCCGGGTGATTCGCCGCTTCGTTTTGCGCGCTTTCGGATTCTTCAGGGGGAGGTGCTTTGCCGGTGGCCGAAGGTTTGGGTTTCAGGGTGTCGAGGTTGCGCGGCATGATCTGCCCGGAGGCGATGGCCTGTTCCCACTGCTGTTTCGCATACTCATAATTGAATTTACTGTCTTCGTCTTTGGGGTTGAGCTCCAGCGCTTTTTTGTACGACTCCATGGCCCGGTCGAGCGCACCCAGCCGGTACCAGGCGTTGCCCTCATTGTAATGCGTTTTTTGCCGGAGCTCGGGCGGGGCGTTGCCGGACAGAACCTTGTTGTAGTCTTCGATCGCCGCTTCGTAACGTCCCAGCCGGTAATGGGTGTTGCCCGCGTTGTAGCGCACCGTCGGATTGTCCGGGGCTTCCGCCTCCGCCTCCTGAAACTTCTCTCCCGCCTTGCTGAAATTTTCTTCGTTGTAATGGGCGACGCCTTCGCGGGCCGGTTCCGGCAGAGTGTCGGCAAACGCCGGCGGGTGCCCCATCAGGCCGGTGACGAGAAGCGTTCCCAGTGCAAAGCTGGAATGTAAGAGTGAGGTTCGCATGATTTGGATGGGGGTTCGATTCCTATTCTCAGTTTACCACGCCCGGCTTTGACCTGCGGCGGAACGAAAAAAGGGATTCCCCGGTGGGAATCCCTTTTCATTATACAAACCGTCGATGGAACAACCGGTGCGTCAGCGCCGGTCGCCCATGATGCGGAGCAGCATCAGAAACAGGTTGATGAAGTCCAGATACAGCTTCAGAGCGCCTTGAATGGCTTCCTTCGTGTCTTCATCGGTGCCCTCGTTGCCGAGGATGTTCATCTGCTTGATCATCTGTGTGTCGTAGGCCGTGAGGCCGACGAAGATCAGCACGCCCGCGTAAGTGACCACCCAGTACACCGCTTCACTCTGCAGGAAGATGTTCACCACCGAAGCGATGATGATGCCAATGAGGCCCATGAACAGAAAACTGCCCCACGACGTCAGGTCTTTTTTCGTCGTGTACCCGTAAAAACTCATGGCGCCAAAGGTTCCAGCCGTCACCAGAAACGTGGAGGTGATCGATGCTGCCGTGTACACCATGAAGATGGCGGAAAAGGTCAGTCCCGTCAAACCGGAGTAGAGAATGAACACGCCCATGGCCTGGCTGGCGGACATCTTCATGACCGAGGACGCGAGATAAAAGACGAGTCCGATCTGGGCGATGATCAAAACAATCGGAACGATGGGATTCCCGAAGATCAGTTTCATCAGCGGTTCCGTATTGGAAACCAGCCAGGCCACACCGCCGGTCATGGCCAGGCCCGCCGTCATCCAGTTATATACCCGGACCATGAACCGCTGCTGTTCCGCGGCAATGGCATCCTGACTCATGTATGAGGTCCGATTGGGCTGCATTGAGTTCAACTCCTTGATTTATTAATGTTACCTGCCATATCCGGCAGAGTCGATATTATATAAGATGTGGCCCGTGTCCCGTCAAGGGTGGCGTGCACAATCCCAAAGATTCTATTTTAGCAGGATTGATCTCATTTTTCCCGCACGAATCGCTGGGCCACCAGGCACAGCAGGCCGAGGCCGAGGAACCACTGAAAGCGTTCCTGCCAGCGCTTGCGCCGGGTGGTGCGCAATTCCTTTTTCTCCACGCGCTGCTTGATGTCTTCCAGATAGATTTTGTGAAGGTCGAGGTCCCCCTGCACCGACCGCACATAGCTGCCGCCGGTGGAGAGCGCCACCTGTTGCAGCACGGTTTCGTTGAGCCGGGTCAGGATAATATCACCCTGGGCGTCACGTTTGAAACCGCGCCGGCGTTCCCGGTCGGGAATGGGTGCGCCTTCCGCCGCGCCGATGCCGATGACGAACACCTTCACACCCTGTTCGTTGGCTGCCTGCGCGGCGGCCAGGGCATCGCCCTCGTGGTCTTCGCCATCCGTGATCAGGATGATGGCTTTGGATTTTTTCTCCAGGGCGCTGAAGGCGTCGATGGCGGTGCGGATGGCATGGCCGATGGCGGTGCCCTGCGCCGGGATCAGGTCGGTGTCCAGCACGTTGAGGAACATCCTCGCCGCGTGATAATCGAGCGTCAGCGGGCATTGCAGGAAACTGGTCCCGGCGAAGCCGACGATGCCGATGCGGTCGCCTTCCAGCAGGCCAATGAGGTCGGCGACTTCATGCTTGGCGCGTTCCAGCCGGTTGGGTTTGATGTCGCTGGCCAGCATGCTCTGCGACACATCAACGGCGACGATGATATCGACCCCCTCCTGCTTGAGGTCTTCCCATTCATACCCCCAGCGCGGCTGGGCCAGGGCGAGGATGAAGAAAAAAACGGCCAGCACGATCAGGGTCGCTTTCTTCCGCTGTTTTTCCCAAATGAAGGCAGGCACCAGGCGATGCAGCAATGCAGGCGACACAAAACGCCCGGCCTGTTCGCGCTTCCGCCGTCCCGCCCACATGAAAAAGCCGATCAGCAGCGACAACCCGATCATCAGCAACAGGTACTCCGGCTGGGCAAAGCGCATGTCAGGGAATCCTCCTGAGCCGGGTTTGTGCGAGCGCGATTTCCGTCACCAGCAGCAACAGGCCGGGTATCAGGAAAAAGGGAAACAATTCTTTGAACTCGGAGTGATCGATCCATTTCACTTCCGATTTTTCGAGCTGGTCGATCTGTCCGTAAATCTTTTTCAGCGAGTCGGTGTCGGTGGCGCGGAAATACTTGCCGCCGGTGGCCTCGGCGATTTCCCGCAGCGATTTTTCATCCATCTCCACATTCTGCATCACGAACCGGCGTCCCAGCAGGCCGTCCACCATGAACGGCGCTTTGTCGCGGGTGCCGACGCCGACGGTGTAGATTTTGATGCCGAAGGTGGCGGCGATCTCCGCCGCCTGCAAGGGCGAGATGCTGCCGGAATTGTTGCGGCCGTCGGTGAGCAGAATGATGACCTTGGACTTCGACTCCAGATCCTTCAGGCGTTTGACCGCAATGGCGAGGGCCGAGCCGATGGCGGTGGAATCGCCCGCCACGCCGATGTCCAGGCGTTTTAAAAATTCCTGCAGGATGTTGTGGTCCAGCGTCAGCGGGCATTGAGTGAAGGCTTCTTCGCCGAACACCACCATGCCGATGCGGTCGAACTCGCGGCCATCGACAAACTCGCTGACCACATCCTTGACGATGGTCAGGCGATCGACGGGCTGGTTCTGCTTTTTGAAATCCATCGCCTGCATGCTGCCGGAGGTGTCGAGCGCCAGCATGATGTCCACGCCGTGCGTCAGGATCTCCGTGCTCTTGCGGCCTTCCTGCGGACGCGCGAGGGCGATGACGATCAGCACCACGGCGAGACAATGCAGGATGAGCGGCACCTGGGCCAGCAAGCGGACATGCGACGGGGTGGTGCGCTGAAGGGTTGCGAGCGACGAGAAGGGAAACGCCGCCGGACGGTTGCGCCCATGCTGGAACACCAACCACGGGATCAACAGCAGCAGCAGAAACATCCACGGGTTTTGAAAT of Nitrospina watsonii contains these proteins:
- a CDS encoding VWA domain-containing protein, which codes for MRFAQPEYLLLMIGLSLLIGFFMWAGRRKREQAGRFVSPALLHRLVPAFIWEKQRKKATLIVLAVFFFILALAQPRWGYEWEDLKQEGVDIIVAVDVSQSMLASDIKPNRLERAKHEVADLIGLLEGDRIGIVGFAGTSFLQCPLTLDYHAARMFLNVLDTDLIPAQGTAIGHAIRTAIDAFSALEKKSKAIILITDGEDHEGDALAAAQAANEQGVKVFVIGIGAAEGAPIPDRERRRGFKRDAQGDIILTRLNETVLQQVALSTGGSYVRSVQGDLDLHKIYLEDIKQRVEKKELRTTRRKRWQERFQWFLGLGLLCLVAQRFVREK
- a CDS encoding Bax inhibitor-1/YccA family protein; this translates as MQPNRTSYMSQDAIAAEQQRFMVRVYNWMTAGLAMTGGVAWLVSNTEPLMKLIFGNPIVPIVLIIAQIGLVFYLASSVMKMSASQAMGVFILYSGLTGLTFSAIFMVYTAASITSTFLVTAGTFGAMSFYGYTTKKDLTSWGSFLFMGLIGIIIASVVNIFLQSEAVYWVVTYAGVLIFVGLTAYDTQMIKQMNILGNEGTDEDTKEAIQGALKLYLDFINLFLMLLRIMGDRR
- a CDS encoding vWA domain-containing protein, with translation MTYFQFQNPWMFLLLLLIPWLVFQHGRNRPAAFPFSSLATLQRTTPSHVRLLAQVPLILHCLAVVLIVIALARPQEGRKSTEILTHGVDIMLALDTSGSMQAMDFKKQNQPVDRLTIVKDVVSEFVDGREFDRIGMVVFGEEAFTQCPLTLDHNILQEFLKRLDIGVAGDSTAIGSALAIAVKRLKDLESKSKVIILLTDGRNNSGSISPLQAAEIAATFGIKIYTVGVGTRDKAPFMVDGLLGRRFVMQNVEMDEKSLREIAEATGGKYFRATDTDSLKKIYGQIDQLEKSEVKWIDHSEFKELFPFFLIPGLLLLVTEIALAQTRLRRIP
- a CDS encoding tetratricopeptide repeat protein, producing MRTSLLHSSFALGTLLVTGLMGHPPAFADTLPEPAREGVAHYNEENFSKAGEKFQEAEAEAPDNPTVRYNAGNTHYRLGRYEAAIEDYNKVLSGNAPPELRQKTHYNEGNAWYRLGALDRAMESYKKALELNPKDEDSKFNYEYAKQQWEQAIASGQIMPRNLDTLKPKPSATGKAPPPEESESAQNEAANHPDTSEQNEQPPENDTSNNESKELAEQKPPAASSPEKRNMDRLLKEAVPMSKEEAERLLGSLNEDLKKFKRRQMQGEMQDLFKEQRKDW